A window from Streptomyces sp. NBC_00299 encodes these proteins:
- a CDS encoding NucA/NucB deoxyribonuclease domain-containing protein: protein MVYAKNGEFPELAKHIEYAQNTKNLPGKHGTTRYLTRLTNKEKIKENRNTACPSSLERPPGKQCDEYPFASTWQGAKTGGGDFSRRMINGTQNEDGGRALSRFYLYNRILEKDRFLVWIK from the coding sequence ATGGTCTACGCGAAGAACGGGGAGTTCCCCGAGCTCGCCAAGCACATCGAGTACGCGCAGAACACCAAGAACCTGCCCGGTAAGCACGGCACCACCCGCTACCTGACCCGCCTGACCAACAAGGAGAAAATCAAGGAGAACCGGAACACGGCGTGCCCGTCGAGCCTGGAACGTCCGCCAGGCAAGCAGTGCGACGAGTACCCCTTCGCTTCGACCTGGCAGGGCGCCAAGACCGGAGGCGGCGACTTCAGCCGCCGCATGATCAACGGGACACAGAACGAGGACGGCGGCCGTGCCCTGAGCCGCTTCTACCTGTACAACCGGATCCTCGAAAAGGACCGGTTCCTGGTGTGGATCAAGTAG
- a CDS encoding EF-hand domain-containing protein: MIGDLQRRNINAAFDTLDVTGDDHIDQDDFRVRVDRLRTLRPDMDEKLACELRDTFDAWWEIIRRAADSDGDGRVTREEFTAAIDAGLEEDPAYIDQMVRVAQAVADAADRDGDGMLDRSELDLIYKAFDVDVDFSEETFRRLDRDGDGLFSTTEWAQTVRDMFSSTDRATAAAIAFGPVPK, encoded by the coding sequence ATGATCGGTGACCTTCAGCGGCGCAACATCAACGCGGCCTTCGACACACTGGACGTAACGGGCGACGACCACATCGACCAGGACGACTTCCGCGTGCGGGTCGACCGTTTGCGGACGCTGCGCCCGGACATGGACGAAAAGCTTGCCTGTGAACTCCGGGATACCTTCGACGCCTGGTGGGAGATCATCCGCCGCGCCGCCGACAGCGACGGAGACGGCCGCGTGACCCGCGAGGAATTCACCGCGGCGATCGACGCCGGGCTGGAGGAGGACCCCGCCTACATCGACCAGATGGTGCGGGTCGCCCAGGCGGTCGCCGATGCCGCCGACCGGGACGGAGACGGGATGCTCGACCGAAGCGAGCTCGACCTGATCTACAAGGCCTTCGACGTCGACGTGGACTTCAGCGAGGAGACCTTCCGGCGCCTCGACCGTGACGGCGACGGACTGTTCAGCACCACCGAGTGGGCCCAGACGGTACGGGACATGTTCAGCTCCACCGATCGCGCCACGGCCGCAGCGATCGCATTCGGCCCGGTGCCCAAGTAG
- a CDS encoding terpene synthase family protein produces MSPRTVEHFADELRYTDLVAGYYLGASDELLSAIADFSAWFFAWDDRHDRDVVHGRLEAWRRLCTQLHGVLDAPHDHLRHPDPLVAALADCLARIFTHLTDTWNARFIEHFHPVVDAYDQEFRNRLHRTVPTVAEYIELRRLTFAHRLWIDLLEPTAGCELPNSLRNDHAFQRAALATQDFSAWYNDLCSLRKELAAGELHNLGISLACHEGLSTQEAVAEVHRRVSRCVDTFLATEPAVRQLADQVADATAQGARYAAAIRSCLFNMRNWFSSVYWFHHESGRYRVDRWDDPSTAPYIDEPGGRQ; encoded by the coding sequence ATGTCGCCGCGCACCGTCGAACATTTCGCCGACGAGCTGCGCTACACGGACCTGGTGGCCGGCTACTACCTGGGCGCGTCCGACGAACTGCTGTCGGCGATCGCGGACTTCAGCGCCTGGTTCTTCGCCTGGGACGACCGGCACGACCGTGACGTGGTGCACGGCAGGCTTGAAGCGTGGCGTCGGCTGTGTACACAGCTCCACGGGGTGCTGGACGCGCCGCACGACCACCTTCGTCACCCAGACCCGCTGGTCGCTGCACTGGCGGACTGCCTGGCGCGCATCTTCACCCATCTCACCGACACCTGGAACGCCCGCTTCATCGAACACTTCCATCCAGTTGTGGACGCCTACGACCAGGAATTCCGCAACCGCCTACACCGAACCGTTCCCACCGTGGCCGAATACATCGAGCTGCGGCGGCTGACCTTCGCACACCGCCTGTGGATCGACCTCCTGGAGCCCACCGCTGGGTGCGAGCTTCCCAACTCTCTCCGAAATGACCACGCGTTCCAGCGCGCAGCACTGGCGACCCAGGACTTCTCCGCCTGGTACAACGACCTGTGCTCTCTCCGTAAGGAACTCGCAGCTGGCGAGCTGCACAATCTCGGCATCAGCCTCGCCTGCCACGAAGGACTGTCAACGCAAGAGGCCGTAGCCGAGGTGCATCGTCGCGTCAGCCGGTGTGTCGACACATTCTTGGCCACCGAACCGGCCGTGCGGCAACTAGCAGACCAGGTCGCCGATGCAACCGCGCAAGGCGCCCGGTACGCCGCAGCGATCAGGTCATGCCTGTTCAACATGCGCAATTGGTTCAGCTCGGTGTACTGGTTCCACCACGAGTCCGGACGGTATCGGGTGGACCGCTGGGACGACCCGTCCACAGCCCCCTACATCGATGAACCGGGAGGCCGGCAGTGA
- a CDS encoding helicase associated domain-containing protein, giving the protein MPPPSDREPRAPLSRVRPPPESRIRLPAPLPPDPPARPYGDLVVQLLRRLLQFLRQRYRILQGPRSTPGPEWKTALEAVDKDWNPSWPANWQRHYTALRELVRNEESPAEVLPGFTVHGMDIGKWLNRQKPEVWQALHDGQRERLEQLGITPLAPEPEAPAKPSTTPVGAFERGVAALAQYKARTGSVTVPRGHVETIVIDGQEHTVKLGVWVMNQKGRRSKLTTDRLAALAALGLEWAQ; this is encoded by the coding sequence GTGCCGCCACCTTCGGATCGGGAGCCACGAGCTCCTCTGTCGCGCGTTCGTCCACCCCCGGAATCTCGGATACGGCTGCCGGCTCCTCTCCCTCCAGATCCTCCGGCACGTCCATATGGAGATCTCGTCGTCCAACTCCTGCGACGCCTCCTCCAGTTCCTCCGGCAGCGGTACAGAATCCTGCAAGGCCCGCGCAGCACCCCCGGCCCCGAATGGAAGACCGCGCTCGAAGCCGTCGACAAGGACTGGAACCCGTCATGGCCGGCCAACTGGCAACGCCACTACACCGCACTACGCGAACTCGTACGCAACGAAGAGAGTCCGGCGGAAGTCCTGCCCGGCTTCACCGTCCACGGCATGGACATCGGAAAATGGCTGAACCGGCAGAAGCCCGAGGTCTGGCAGGCCCTTCACGACGGGCAGCGCGAGCGCCTGGAGCAACTAGGCATCACGCCGTTGGCCCCGGAGCCGGAAGCGCCCGCGAAGCCGTCTACGACGCCCGTGGGGGCCTTCGAGCGGGGGGTAGCAGCCCTGGCGCAGTACAAAGCGCGTACGGGCTCTGTGACCGTCCCACGGGGACACGTAGAGACAATCGTGATCGACGGCCAAGAACACACCGTGAAACTCGGAGTGTGGGTCATGAATCAGAAAGGACGCCGCTCGAAGCTCACCACCGACAGACTCGCCGCGCTCGCCGCCCTGGGTCTTGAGTGGGCGCAGTAG
- a CDS encoding EF-hand domain-containing protein, giving the protein MSNTFLERKIARCFDLLDRNSDGDLSRDDCVALARAAADASGFAAESADARRVHDAYVRLWEVLLAPMDSDGDGRISMKEYVTAVTGLSADPDGYADSLGVAVDAFVEAGDSDRDGRLSRPEFLALYRATFPSLGQEEIADAFEHLDRDGDGHITRQELSQSIQEYLLSEDVNAPGNWFLGRLDV; this is encoded by the coding sequence ATGAGCAACACGTTCCTGGAGCGGAAGATCGCCCGGTGCTTCGATCTGCTGGACCGCAACAGCGATGGAGACCTCAGTAGGGACGACTGCGTGGCGCTGGCCCGCGCAGCGGCCGACGCTTCGGGCTTTGCCGCCGAGTCTGCGGATGCCCGGCGTGTTCACGACGCCTACGTCCGCCTGTGGGAGGTGTTGCTTGCTCCCATGGACTCCGACGGTGACGGCCGGATCAGCATGAAGGAGTACGTCACCGCCGTCACCGGTCTTTCGGCCGATCCCGACGGGTACGCCGACTCGCTGGGCGTGGCAGTGGACGCCTTCGTCGAAGCAGGAGACTCCGACCGGGACGGTCGGCTGTCGCGGCCGGAGTTCCTCGCCCTCTACCGGGCGACCTTCCCCTCTCTCGGGCAGGAAGAGATTGCCGATGCCTTCGAGCACCTGGACCGGGACGGCGACGGTCACATCACCCGGCAAGAACTGAGCCAAAGCATCCAGGAATACCTGCTCAGCGAGGACGTCAACGCGCCGGGCAACTGGTTCCTCGGGCGCTTGGACGTCTGA
- a CDS encoding bifunctional albaflavenone monooxygenase/terpene synthase gives MKASSASAQPPGTPPLAAGGLPVLGHTWKLMRDPLGFLAGLRDHGDLVRIRLGPKTVYVATAPELVASLLKSPDYIVGGPLWDTLEVLLGNGVATSNGPLHRRQRRMIQPAFKPERIAHYATVMEEEARATTTRWRPGAIIDISAELFNTAVRIVARSLLEVDSLGEKAELIGEALQTVFEGLYRRMILSVGALYRLPTPANRRFEHALATLHELIDEIITERRSSRQQRHDLLAVLLTAKDESGRPLSDGEIHDHMVSLVVAGAENVASTLAWTLYLMTEHPEQEKRLVEEVYSVTSGRPVTFADVNQMPHTRNVITEAMRLRPAAWIFTRRSAATTDLGPYRIPAHSDIAYSPYAMQRDPRSFARHLDFDPDRWTPDRAATVPKLAMMPFGTGNRQCPGDHFALAELTIILATVSARWRLQPGPGTDTTTKIGITLHPKRLLLRAEPRQPLKTPVPNAPHH, from the coding sequence ATCAAAGCCTCTTCCGCATCGGCACAGCCGCCGGGTACCCCGCCGCTGGCCGCCGGTGGCCTGCCGGTCCTCGGACACACGTGGAAGCTGATGCGCGATCCACTGGGATTCCTCGCCGGGCTGCGCGATCATGGCGATCTCGTACGGATCAGGCTGGGGCCCAAGACCGTCTATGTCGCCACCGCCCCCGAGCTGGTCGCTTCCCTGCTGAAGAGCCCCGACTACATCGTCGGCGGCCCCCTGTGGGACACCCTTGAAGTCCTGCTCGGCAATGGCGTCGCCACCAGCAACGGGCCACTGCACCGCCGTCAACGCCGCATGATCCAACCTGCGTTCAAGCCGGAGCGCATCGCGCACTACGCAACAGTGATGGAGGAAGAGGCCCGGGCCACGACCACACGCTGGCGACCGGGCGCCATCATCGACATCAGCGCAGAGCTCTTCAACACGGCCGTGCGTATCGTGGCGCGTTCCCTGCTGGAAGTCGACTCCCTTGGTGAGAAGGCCGAACTGATCGGCGAGGCTCTGCAAACGGTGTTCGAGGGACTGTACCGGCGCATGATCCTGTCAGTGGGAGCGTTGTACCGACTGCCCACGCCGGCCAACCGGCGCTTTGAGCACGCTCTTGCCACGCTGCACGAACTCATCGACGAGATCATCACGGAACGTCGATCGTCCCGGCAGCAACGGCACGACCTGCTGGCGGTCCTGCTCACCGCCAAGGACGAATCAGGCAGGCCCCTCAGCGACGGCGAGATTCACGACCATATGGTCTCCCTTGTCGTGGCCGGCGCGGAGAACGTGGCCTCCACCCTTGCCTGGACGCTCTACCTGATGACCGAACACCCCGAACAGGAAAAGCGCTTGGTGGAGGAGGTGTACTCGGTCACCTCGGGCCGACCGGTCACCTTCGCCGACGTCAACCAGATGCCGCACACCCGTAACGTCATCACCGAGGCGATGCGACTGCGCCCGGCAGCCTGGATCTTCACCCGCCGATCTGCTGCCACCACCGACCTGGGCCCCTACCGCATCCCGGCACACAGCGACATCGCCTACAGCCCCTACGCCATGCAGCGCGACCCCCGCTCCTTCGCACGTCACCTGGACTTCGATCCCGACCGCTGGACCCCCGATCGGGCCGCCACCGTGCCCAAGCTGGCGATGATGCCCTTCGGCACCGGCAACCGCCAGTGCCCCGGGGACCACTTCGCCTTGGCCGAGCTCACCATCATCCTGGCCACGGTGAGCGCACGGTGGCGCCTGCAGCCCGGCCCCGGCACCGACACCACCACCAAGATCGGCATCACCCTTCACCCCAAGCGGCTACTGCTGCGGGCCGAACCGCGGCAACCGCTCAAGACTCCGGTGCCCAACGCCCCGCACCACTGA